The DNA segment TTGTTGAGGATCTACAGTAATCGCCTGACCATCCAGAAGTTGTACCAAACTTTGGGGTGTTAACTGCTGTTTTAAATTCTGGATCATAGAACCGTGGAATAAAAGTAATAGCAAGGTAAATAGATGTAACCCAAATGTTCCTACAGCTAACAGTGGCAAGATGCTACTTTTTTTGTTTTCTGTTTTGACTAATTGCATAAATCGGGGAGGAGTGGGGAATAGGAAAAAGCTTGTTGAATTTGTCCTGAGTTTTAAATAAATAAAATATGACTCATATCTGAATTTTAAAGTAACTTGATTACAACCAAATTTATCGGGTAAAACTATCAGGATTTACTTGATTGCCACAAGGGTTAGATTTATCCCCTTTGAGGTTACTATAGTTATCTAGTAAACATAAATCTCGAATTTCGTATATTTCCAGTTTATCAATACGATTGCTGTAAATAGCTTTTTGGATGTTGGTTGTAGTATTAGCTAAAGGATAAGGAAAATAATCTACTGCACGCACCAGGAAGTCTTTATTAAAGGGTGTTACTGTGGTTCGATCATCATTGTGTTTTTTTTGAATTAGGTCGGCTACCATACCCACTCGCCACTTACCAGGGGCTATTTGTTCTGGAGGATAAATTCGTTGGATAACTAATTCTGCTGATATGACTTGACTAGGATTATTAGAGAAAACTTCTGGTGGTGTCATTTGCGCGATCGCACTTAAAAAACCTTTGCGAAAATCTTCTGAGATGGCAAAACTAGCTACCCAACTGCTGGTAGTCACTCTTTGGCTACCACCTTGTGGCGTTCTCACCTGGATTCCTGGATCTGGTTGGGGTTTTGCAGTTTCTTCTATAGTTTGTGGTGGTAGAGTTCCCGACCAGTTAAACATGGATGTCATAGTTTTACTGATAAATTGGCGAATTGCTGCGGGATCTCTGGCTAAATCATCAACAGCAGCTACTGGTTGACCATCGATGATTTGCACAAAGTTTGGCGGTTTCCTCAGACTGAGTTGGCGAATATTCAACCCTTGCAAGAGGAATAAAAATAACACTGATAGATGCAAACTTAAGGTGGCGATCGCAAAAACTGTTAAAACATTTCCGGTTGGTTTCTTTTTCTGAAGTAAATTTGTCATTTTTTCATTTTCACTCTATCGACCATTCTGAAAATTTATATCCTACCCTTCACTAAAGTACTTGTATTGTTAATCGCACTGAAAACGGCAAATCCTCCAGCACCAGCGACAACTAAAGATAACAGTGGGGCTAAAATTCCCAGAAAAATTATGAACCACATTAAGTCAGGATTAGCATTAGGATTTTCTGCTGGTCCATTGATAATAACTGCGGCGGTTACAGCAGCAATTATATTAAATGAAATCTTGGCAATTCCCGCCGAGAAGAAACCTGTCAGCCACGCATAAACAGGTTTACCAGCTACAGGTAGCAAAGATGCACCCACAGCCAAGGGACCTAAAGCTGCTATCAGTAACATAGAAGCTTCTATTAAATTTTGAAAGGCATATTGCAAAGAAATTAAAAAGTTTTTGATACTGGTTTGTGCGGTATTCCCCAACAAAGAATTAAAGGTAGTATCTGATAAATTCCCTGTGCCAAACTTCAGCGAGATTACCTGATTTTCTAGTCTTTGAATCCAGATTCTATTACCGTATAAGTTTCTATATTCTCGCCAGAGATTATCGATTTGGTCGCTAGCTTTAGCAAAACATTGGGTTTGTTGTTCTCCAGTTAGTGATTGACAAGGACGCAGTAAAGAACCAGCCACTTCTTCAGCCAAACTCATATTTAGTGCTTGCTGATAAGTTTGTTCAGCATCTGCTGTAGTTACTACTTGCTGATTGACTGTATTAATCAAGTTTCTTACCCCCAATGTCAAATTAGAAAGTATGCTACCATCTCCTGCATTACTTAATAAAAGGACTACGATAAAAGGCCAAATTAAACCCGTGATTGGGCGGGAATATTCGCTGTAAATCACATCTTTGAGCCATTGCATCATAAAAAACAATAGAGTTCCTACAGCGAAAAATACACCCAGATTTGTTAGCGCTCCATATAAATTATTGCTAGTGTTATTTTGTAATAAATCTAGCCATTGATTATCCCAACTTTCGGTCATGCTTCTTGCCGTTGCTGCACCACTATCAAAAGTTTCATTGATACCAATATCGGGAAAGATTTGCAAAATATAAAGCTGCATATTAATTCACAGAGTTTTGCTAAAAATCAATAGATATTAATCGTTTTCTCTACCAAACAAATCGATTTGAGAAGTAGTGCGGATCAGTCTTGCAGTCTCAGTGGATGAATCTACTCTCCGAGAACGATTCATTTCTTCCATTTGTTGAGAAATGGTGGCTAAATTTAAATTAGCATATTGCAGAGATTGATTTGTTTGCATTGTCTGAGCTAGTGTTTCTCCAATTATTTTTGATTGCTCACTTTGAATTTTCAGAGTTTGTAATTGCAAATTAATTTGACCAACATTTGTCTGTGCTGATAACTGTTGAACCGCATCTTCAATTAGCGGAATTTTGGGAAGCAGCTCATTCAGTAAGTTTTGGTTACTTTCTTCAGCATTTTTTGTAGTTTCTAGAATATTTATAATTGTGTTTTCAGTTTCATCTAACTTATCTTTTAACCGCCGTTGTCCATCTCTACCCATCATACTTTCCACTGAACCACGAGTAATTAAACGATTAATTTCATTACTTACCGTATTTGATTGCACAATCGGATTATTTTCAAATTTATCTGTTGTGGGGTTAAACAATAAATCCTGACGAAAGCTTTTCCCAGCCTCAATGGGATTCGGTATATTCAATTCTCCTGTGGAGTTATTCAGCGCATTTTGACCTCTAATTTCTAAAGGTCTTAGGGTTTCGCTGAGATTATTTCTGAGATAATTTTGCATATCTACAGAGTAAAATTGGAAGTCAGTCCAAACTTTGCCTAATTGTGCCATTGCTGGTAGAACTAATAAGCCGGAAAGGGTCAGTGTGAAGAATGTAGTTTTCTGCATATATTTTGAAGATATGAGGAACGTTCGCGTAGCGTGCGCGGAGCGCATACCGCGAAGTACGCAAAGTGCGCCAAGGAAGAAAGAAGAAGGAAGGAAATACTCTAGTTTGACTCTCTGCGCCTCTGCGCCTCTGCGTGAGATTCCTTTCTCAACTCCCCCGCAACGAAGCGATTAACTGACGTGCAAATACCGAAATTGCTTCATATTTATCCCTATGTTGTAACATGGCTTTTTGGCGTGCAGTTTGTTCATTGGGATTGTTAGCAACTACTGCTAATTGCTCGAACCCTGGATAGTAACGGCAGAAGGTATAAATCCCATTATCATCTAACAACCATTGACTATAAATACCTTCTTTGCGAGGAAAAAAGCTTTCTGTGGCATTACGAGAAATAATATCGCGGGGATATTTTAAAATGCTGACAAAACTATCTACCGCCACTGGTTGAATCCGACCAATTAATCTGGTTGACAAGTTTTGTAAGATTTTCGATGCGGCTTTAGATTTGGCAATAGTATCAGGGTCTTGTGCTGATAAAATAACTCGAATCCCAGCTTTAGCACCGTTAGCACAAATTCTGCCGACTAAATCGGATATTTGGTCAAATTCAAATAAAATTGGGGCTTCATCAATGAAAAAGATAGAAGCTGGACTACTTAACGCACGTCGTAAAGCGGCGGAATAAGCACTTAAAGAAAGTACGGCTGCATCTTCGTTATCTGAAAGGTTCCGCAGTGCAAAAACTAAAAGTTGAGCATCTGTAGGGAAGCTAGATGGTGCAGAAATGGATTGTCCCACACGACTAGAAAGCCAAAACCTTAAACGCAGTTGGATTTGACTGAGTGCGTCATCTACTCTCCCACTCAGAGAATCTAATTGCAGATGTTCTGGTGAACAGAAACAGAGAAAGTCTCTTAAAGTAGGGGTTTTTTGCCAAGCTGCGCTACCAAATCCTCCAGCGATCGCTTGTTTATATCGTTCTTGAATCCCTACATCCGCAAAGAAAGCGCCTAAAGCCAAGTTGAGTAGGGAACGCACGGTTTGGGACAGTAGTTGATTTTCGGTAGATGATCCTAAAACCATTGTCATTAAAGCAGATTCTAAAAAACCAGTGTAATCAAGCAGGCGATCGCGCTGTGTTTCTGGAGAGAGCGATCGCAAATCAGGCTGCTCAAATAAATTGTTGGATTGTTTGGAAATATCAAAATAGGCTCCATTCCCCTCCATAAACTCTGTATAGTCGGTAAAGGTAGATGAACCATCTGGTTTCGGAAAGTCCAAGGCGACAACAGGAATCCCATGCGCCAAGGCCTGAGTTAAAATTCCCGATACCAAAACCGATTTACCAGCACGAGTAGTAGCAAACAAAGCTAAATTTTTGTGTTGGTTAAACAAATCTAGATGTATGGGAGTTCCGCCTTCTTCAGCAATCAACTCAAAGCCGTGACTATCTCCAGCTTTAGTTAACACTAAAGGCATTAATCCGGGAACTTCACTAGTTAAATATAACTGGCGACGATTAAAGGGTTTTACTAATAAACCTTCCCAAACTATCGGTAGAGATTGCAGCCAAATTTTCCAGGTATATTCTATTTCTCTAATTACCTGAGCCGGTCGTTGAAAACAGTTTTCAATATATCTTGTCGCTTCATCTAATTTGGCCACAGTGGGACGATGAACAAAAATAACTATACTCGTATATATCGGTACTGCTCCCTCATATAATTGTTCTTGCGCTGCTACGGATTTTTTTAACTTTAACTGAGCGTTAACATCAATAGTTTTACTTTTTTCTTGAGCCATAAGTGCTGTCATATTTGATTGTTTTAGCACTCGTTGCAAAGTATTTTTCACTAAAGCTGGATTCGCGGCGGTTAACTCACAAAAAATTTCTGTATCTACTACGGTTTCTCTGGCTAATAATTCCCATAAATAACGCATCTGAGCAAATTTGTTCTGCCAACCACCGGGCTTTTCTAGAAACGTCAGCGCCCCAATATAACGATTTTTCACATTTACCCAACGGCGGTCAGCACAGGGTACGCTAGACTCCATCAGCAACGTGGTACTGTGAATGTTTTCGATCAGCAATTTGGTACTAGCTAAGTCTGAATTAACTTGCTCATGTAGTCCATTTTCATCTAACTGAATTAATTGGGGAATTTCTATCGCTTCTGTATCATTAAACTTTTTCCAGGCGTGTTCCCATAATTGTTCAGCATTTAAAGGTTTGACATCTAACCCCATTTTGTTCGATAAAAGCTGTTCCCAACGAGAAAATCCTTGTTGGTAAGCTTTAATAATCAGAGTTTCGATGCGCTGGTTTTGAACTTCTGCTAATTCACCTTTAAATTTCAACCACCATAATTCACCTTTAGATAAAAGCTTCTCAATCCAATCATCTGATTGTGTAGTATTCGGTTCAATGGTATAAGTAACATAAATTTGCAGAAATTTGGGTTTACGAATTCCCGAATTAGTTAATTCTTGAATTCTGGCTCGTTCTGCTGTTAATAAAAATTTGATATCCCTTGATGGTGTCCGCTTTACTAAGTCGCCTAGTTCTGCTTGTCGTTGTTTATCTGAACTAAAAGACCCCATGTGCAAGGTCATTTTTTCACCTTCAGGAATATCTTTTAAACCTGATTCAATGTTGTTAAAAATTGTGTCTATTTGCTCAGAGCGTAAAGTAGTATGAATTCCTCGACATTCAAAACCAAAAACAAAGCAAAACCGATCTTTTTGGGTTTCTTTGTTCAAAATGTAAGCGCCAATATCACGACCGTCCAGGGAAATGCGTAACATTGTTGCCAAATGTAAAGCATCCTCAAATGGTGTTAATCTACTTTCTTTGCCGGCGATGCTTATGCTTTGTTTTCCGATTTTTTGCTTCATGGTTAACTTCTAACAAGCTTTGATAACGTGCAAAGCCTCTTGTCCAAGTGGGAACTCCCACGAATTTGCTTAAAAAGCGCCAACTCCTACCACCAGTTAATATCCACCAAGTTGCTATTCCCCAACCGGCAATTAATACTGTCCATAACCATCTTTGGAAATCATCTGCAAAAACTCCCCCAAAAACTCCATTGACTACAAAGTAAGAAGCCAAAATAATCACAATCCAAGGAAAGATTTGGTCAGCAGGAATTGGACCTAATGATGGTTGTGATCCTAGAATCTGATTGACTGGACGAAATTCTGGCTCTCGGTCTTGAGACATAAATTTTTAGTTCTAGAATTGGCAATTGCTAATTACTGTTGCACTAGGGTTTTCATCTGGGAATCCCAAGTACTTATCTAATTAGTACTATCACCAATGACAAAGCCTGTGAGGACATCAGCAACAGTGACAGCGACAACCACTAACAAAGGAACTCTAGCAATAGTTTGCCAATCTTCATCTTTACGCACTGCATTAATCACACCAATTAAAGAAACTGCAATATAGAGTAAATAAATTGCCCTTAACACATTGAATATTAAGCTGACAGCTGGTTGGCTATTGTTATTGTTTCCTGTACCTTGAGTTAAAGTATTTATGAAAAAATCTTCAGCTCTGCCAAAAAATTGTGCATATACAGGTGTGGCAAAATAGTCTAACCAGAATACACTGAGGATGACAGATGCTGCCAATATTTGTAATAGTATAAGCCATCGCTTTGGCAAATGCACCTGCTGTCCAACTTGTTGCATTACTATTGCTATTAAACTACCCGCTAATAAACTGAAAAGCAGGATAGGACTTTTTAAACTAATGACGCTTAAAAACACAGCACAAGCCATTAAAAATGGTACAGATTCCATGATGCGAAGATGCCATGATTGCCAAGTCTGTCTCAATTTGCCAGATGTTTTTTTTGCCCTAGCAGTTAAACCTTTGCCGAGTCTGATCTCACTGGAATTAGTAGACATCTGCCTCCCCTATTATCTCTAACAAATATCAATTGTATGCATTCTTAAATGTTTTACCATTTAAGACGAGCTAAGTTTCATATTTAAGTAATAAATTTATATCACCAAAATATAATATGGGTTCAACGCGTTACCTTTTATTAAGGATATGTTAAGCAATTATTAACATTTAATCAAATCAACTTTTTTAAAGTTAATATAACCTATTATACGCTATTCTATTGGTTTTTACTTACTTTTGGTATATAAAATTACTAATAATAGCCATAAGCATATTGAATAATTCACTACTTTATCACATCAGTAACAGCAATTCTAAATTCAAAAAATCAGGACGTAATCCCAACATCACCCTGCCAAATCTTGAATTGAGAATTTTTTGCGGATCTAATTTTGAGTGGTAAAGTATAGCACTCCTTCTCCTGCCTCTAGCTCATAAAACAATTGTAGGCGACCGAAAGTATCTGAGCCAATGCCAAGTACTGATTCGAGGGCTGATAAAAACTGAGATTCTTGATTCTTGACTACCGGATCACAGCCTTTTTGAGTAGCATCCAATGTCCCCACAGACAGTTTGTCATCCACCAGTTTATAAGAGCCGGCGAAATTGTTGCAGCCTCCAAACCCGTTGACTTGATTATCCTTAAAATTTAAAGACACCTCTGTTTGAGGCACAAGTGCAACAACAGAACCTTTCCACTCCCAACGCTCAATTCGCCAAGAAGAATTATTGACAACAACAGAATACTGTGGATATGTTTCTGAAGATATAGGAGGTAAGTGGTTAGAAAAAGATGCTGTACAGGCTAATAAAGCAAAACGGAAGGTTAGAGCAAACTTCATAATACTAGGGTTAAGGTACCTTGAATTCCTGAAGGTGCGTTGCGCTGCGCGACAACACACCCTACACTTCTCACTGATTAGCGAGCGGCAACGTCTCTTATTTTCGAGCATCCAGCCAGAGAATGCAGAATTATCACAAGCATCATACACAAGTTTGCCAATGTTGCCTGCTCCACGGTTACCATAAGCAGAGTTGGGGAACTTTGAGTTTTGTCCAAACCAGGATGACCCTTGTCTTTGTTGGTTGTTTCCATAGCTTGTCACGCCGACAACAACATTACGAACCTTGGCAGAACCATAGTCAGCATCTGTTGCATCCTCTCCAAAGTTAACAAGCCAAGGACCACCGATAGAACCACCAGTCATAGCTGAACCTAAGCAGGTATTCTTGAGATTGCCGGTAATTTACGGTTCATAGACTATATTACCCCTGCAATGAAAATTGATGGTAGAAATGAATAATCAGAAGTCAACTAACTTTGCTGTTAAGCTGTTTCACATTTAACTTGCGTAATATGGGCGGGCAAGTTGCCGATTCCTCAAAGGTTTGATTTAACCTTTAAGGATGAGAATGAAACGCTTTTGTTGATAACGATAGAATTTACGCATTGTGCTTTAAAAGCGCCTATATTCTGAAAATAAGGCTTACTAAGAATATTCCCAAAAATCAATCATTCAAATTCTGTCATTGCAACTGTAATGTAGTGAATGTTGCGATCGCAAAGCAATTGGGTATTTTTTTACTTTGAGTACACTAACTGGATAATTGTGTTTTTTACCCCGGCTTTTGAGCCAATTGTGAGAATTATTACTTGTTGAAAAATTATTTTTACTCTAAACCTGTCAAGATTGAGAGTAGCTGGATCAGGGCATTTAATTCTGTAATTTAAAGCAGGATAAGCACATATAACTTTGTAATTAAAACTACCAATCGTTATTGTTTATACCGTGCATTTGTGTAAAACACAAAAATTTTCAATTGGCTTCATAAGACATAAATACAGAAGTTATGTCTAAAGATTATTTCTGAGATACTTGATTTTTTTAAATAAGTTATTAACAATAAAGATAACCTCTAACAAGTTGTAGTCCATCTTGTTAAGAACCTAACCTTATCCAATTTTTCAAGTCCGCGCCCGCGGACTTTATTTATTTGTCCTTTAATGCTATATTTTGGGATCAGAAATTATATCTGAATATATAATTATATAGGCTGATTTTTTTTGAATTTAATTAATAACAATAAAGATGCCATATGACCAAAAAAGGGTCTATGGTGTAGGATGTAAAAATTCAGAAATAAAAAACTTGAGTTCTGGGTCTGAAGCCCAGGTTTAAAAAAGATGTATTTCTCGCGCAGCGCGGCTCGAAATACGGTGTTATTGTTTCAATCCCACGCTTAAAAGCGTGGGTTACCTAAACCAATTGAGCAATTTGATCAGTCAAATTCCGCCCGCAACTGATTAACAACGCGATCCAGTCCCACTGAATGGGCGGCTTTGAATAAAAAGCGATCGCCTGTTTGGAGGAATGTCTTTAATCTAGCCAGCAAATCAGCATGAGAGGTAAAGCACTCCGAAGGAATACCCTCAGCACTTTTAGCGATCGCTTCCGCATCTGTGCCATCCACCAAAACCAGCAAACCGTCTAACTGCAACCTCTGCACCGT comes from the Nodularia sp. NIES-3585 genome and includes:
- a CDS encoding META domain-containing protein gives rise to the protein MTGGSIGGPWLVNFGEDATDADYGSAKVRNVVVGVTSYGNNQQRQGSSWFGQNSKFPNSAYGNRGAGNIGKLVYDACDNSAFSGWMLENKRRCRSLISEKCRVCCRAAQRTFRNSRYLNPSIMKFALTFRFALLACTASFSNHLPPISSETYPQYSVVVNNSSWRIERWEWKGSVVALVPQTEVSLNFKDNQVNGFGGCNNFAGSYKLVDDKLSVGTLDATQKGCDPVVKNQESQFLSALESVLGIGSDTFGRLQLFYELEAGEGVLYFTTQN